Part of the Coregonus clupeaformis isolate EN_2021a chromosome 8, ASM2061545v1, whole genome shotgun sequence genome, CATTTCTGCTTTCTTTGAGAATGGTGTCATAATGGAAAGGATTTGTTAGTTGCCCAAGACTGAGCCTTGTTCTGCCTGTAAAAGGCCCTGGTCGAAACAATGCCAAAATCACTTTTGATAGTCTCCGGGTCCACGTTGTAACAATTGTTTTTTGCATTTGACCATTTCCAATAAATGTAGAAATATATATGAAAGCATTCCTCTGCCTGTTTGATCCATTCTGAAGGAAAGCAGTGACtacgttttgtgtgtgtgagagaatatgTATGCCTTGTAATGCTAGCAGAAAATCAATACTTCCGAATGCAAGTTAAACGCCATTCCGTCTATACTGATACCAGACAAATGTATACTTATAAgtattttcaaatgtatttccaaTATACTGCAATGCTATGTAGCTGAAGAGGGGTGACACTGTCTAGGATAGGAGTGTCGATCAGTTTCTGGAGGTCTGTGTTCACTGGCATTTACTCTCACTTCTGCATCAAATCAACCTCTACAATAAATATTCTAGTTTCTTTTATTACAAATATAGCAGTACACAGTCCTCCAGAAatctgttgacaatgacacattcCTGTGTATTGGATCCTCTGTATATAGAAAATGGCAAAATAAAAGCTCATTTGGTGTTTTCCATTGCTACTAACGTATGCTGGTTAAAAGTATAATtaataggggtgtaacgattcgttttaacaacgattcgatttgtatcacgattcgtggttgtcgatacgattcaaggacgatattggttcatttagaacgatacgatccgaaacgattcagtgacttgaaatcgattcagtaaccttttagccaaaaattcaaccagtgtgactgaaataaatacctggatactggacagtgcaggtgaagtttcctagattcctgtttcttgtaaggaccgcaatggtggcttgataatttctcgcctgtcggcttctcctctgtcatccGCCATGCTAtgctttgttgtcttggcgcctttgcgctgctgctggcgcgatgacgtcacggataggcagactgaatcgagtaatgtttaaagcctttatcattaaaagtgctaagaaaaaacatccatataaagtctgacgtgcttaaatccaatgggttatttcgtagtatcgatacaatcgatttattacattttaaaacgatgttagatcgatatatgttgtccaaaaaggCCAACTcgcgagcacagatcgatgtagttggatcataggaatataaatagatacatcgatgtagtagatggatcgttacacccctagtaaaaacactccagtgcgcaaaacaggggcactggaaaatacaaggcacacagggaatattcccagcgatacaaaatacatggagctccaccgagcttctctctcctccacaataaacaatcacacacaaagacaagggggcagagggaacacttatacaggtactaatgaggggatatgaaccaggtgtgtgtaataaacaagacaaaacaaatggaatgatgttTAAATGCAAAACACTTTATTTTGTGATGGGGCCCTCAGCTCAGTTTGGGAACCTTAATCCAGGCTGGACAGCAGGAACGCAACCTGTATTTCTAGATTCCCCATCACCTCCCCCGAGAGCCTCTCTGGGCTTTCATAGATTGACTCATTGAGGTTGAAGATGGATTCTAGCCATGCCTTCATCTGGCCCTGTTGACAACAGACACATCATCAACtattattgagagagagagagagagagagagagagagagagagagagagagagagagagagagagagagagagagagagagagagagagagagagagagagagagagagagagagagagagagagagagagagagagagagagagagagagagagagagagagagagagagagagagagagagagagacaaatgtaCCTTAACGAGGAGGTAGAAGTTCTCAGCAGCCTCTGTCCAGGCTCCTCCAGGAGGGTCAATCCTCATTATGACTTGCAGGAGCAGATAAAGGAAGCTACCAGGCTCCTGGAGAAGGAACAGGGGACATGAGTGAGTGTCTACAGATCTGATATGACAACAGTGTGTATAGCATAGATAAACAACAGGATGTTCCATTCTTAGGGCCACTTACAGATATAGGAAGAGATGTCTTTCCTTCTAGAAGGCTTAGTAGAACGAATTCATAAAAAACATCTGCGAAGTTGATGCGGTCGATCTGAAGTCAAACAAATAGGATAATTACATAATCTTCATTGACAAGCACTTTAGAAAGTCTCATTGAGTAGATGTTAGATGAGAAGACGGTGCCTGCAGCTAACGCTCAAGCTTGCATGTAGACCTACTCCTACGAGAGCCATCTCCTGCTCTAGTCGCTCCCTGTTTGCTGGCTCATTAATGAAGTTCACCAGTAGGTCGTAGGCCTGCTGAAACTgcctcacatcctcaaaacaaaacaatcatAAAATTCCTTAAAACTTAGATCATAAACTCAAAGATTCAGGTCTGTAATTCAAAGGGCCTCCGATTGTTTGGCTAGTATGACGTTGAAACTTTTCAACTAAACCCTATGAATCACTGTTGCCTAAAGGTAACCCACTGTGCaagaactggttgaatcaatgttgtatcaataaaaaatgtcaatgtgatgatgttgaatcaaagtgggaaactgattggatttgaaagaagtcatcaacgtaagggaatttcgcctttttaacctaaatccaattacgttaatttttggggggatttcacattgaattcacattagttgacaactcaaccaaatgtaaatcaaaacgagacgttgaaatgacatctgtgcccagtgggaactatatatctggtctgatgaacgttGCACAATTATGTAATTGGTTACCTGCTGGTTGAGCTCAGATAGTCCACTCAACACCATCCTCCCAGCGTGGGTGAGGTAATTGAGGGAGGTACTGTCTGAGGATGTCAGAGCCTGTGAGAACAAGACAGTACATTTACAAATAGTCCAGAAATGTTCATGAAGTGAAATACAAAAGGTGCTAAATTCACATTTTCTCACCTCcatattattttcctgctgtagcaaactgtctcaaattaagatcctacatctgtataactaCAATTTTGGGCAGATTATTTCAAAGCAAAGGTTTTTACTATAGATGAACACATGAAAGCGAACCCACCGCAACTGGGGCACATCTGCAGCATTATTTTGCTCCTCCACAAACTCCTCCTCAAACTCCTAAAACAGACATCACATTAACTTAAACTCTACTAAACTGCATTTCACCTGCAACATCAACTGAAGCAGACAAAACATTCAGTGACATCATAACAATACTTTCATCTTGACCTAACAACTTGACCCTTGACAGACAACACAAACCTATCGATACCAAAACAAtgacacacacctgtacacacaagtacaaatgaaataagaattattgactgtagaaagagttttacctgaggagtgctgtcaggggtctggtcctggtcctgggtgGAGTGGTAAGGTGGAGGGGGACTGGGAGGGGAATCGGAAGGGAAAGGGGGGAGGCGGAGAATTCTGGGGGAACTGGTGAGAGGAGCCAGAGGACGGCTCATGAGgggtggtgatgatgtcagaggtGGAGAACTGATATGCCatcatctcatccccctctcctggtACCCCTCCACTGTGGTGGAGATATCCACCTGCTGTTTAACACACAACATGTGACACTGTCAGCCCAACACTGAAAACCACCATATTGAAAAAACCCTCAACCAAACACTGAAATAAATCATAACACAGAGAAACAACGGGGtgtacctgggcatcctcataaTAGGTGAACTCAGACCTCCTCTTGACAAGGCAGGACATGAGTCCATGGATCCTTCTACCAAGGAACTAAAAATGAGGCAAGAGATTAGAACGTGTCATTTCATTTTCTGTCAACATGTATTTATTCAAATAGGTAAATGGACATTTGCCACTTTACATTTTTTTCTGTGAAAAATTGCCTGACTGTACCTTAATACCAGTCACCTTCTTGTTGGTGAGGACCACCTGGACGAGACCCtttaaaagagacagagaaacattacATTTCATCCAGGAAATATAAGTAGACCTATAGCATGTGCGTCATTTGACACAAATCAGGTGCATTTGAGACGAAAGACCAGTTGAGAATCTCTCACCCATGGGTCCAGGATTTTTTCCTGGATGACTCTGCTCCACCACAGCTGCTTCTCCACTCCCCTCACAATGCACAGGTGATGCATGTCCTCTTCATTTTGCTATAAAGAAAAAACTccttcagtctccagacctctctCATATGTTAGCTGTAGATGTCTATAACATTTGGCAGGCGATTTCAGTTCTGAGTATAATCCCTGGCAGTGATATAGAGCCCACATGATGTTCGTACGACAAGTTTCCCCTAGGTTTCAATTAGGGACAGACATACAAAAAGAAAACCCAGAGACAATTGGGAGTTCAAATACACAGGTGTGTTCATAAATGTTAAGAATATGTCTGAAGTACCTGCACTCGTCTATAATGGATCTTCCAGTAATGGAAATGAAACGAACCCCAGTTCCCAACCAGCTGCAACTTCTCATAGGGAAAACCAGAGTCTTCCCTATTTGGCTGAAAAACAAAGACATCCCCTAATTATAGAGATTGCTCTGTGATTAATAAGACACACAATTGTGGAGATAGAGGACATGGTAATGTGTACTATTACTAATCAGCTATGACTGTCTAATAATGTGATTGACTACCTGTGAATGGCTATCTGAAGGTGCTGACAGTTCGTCAAGCACTAGCCTCCCAGCTTCAGTGAGGTGAATGGTAGGCTCCTCAATAACCAATTTGGAAGTCTGTGAAAAAAAGGGAACAGGGTAAAGTAAATTCTCCCTATAACATCAGATGAGCTTTGGTTAATAATGTGtttggttacctgtgtgtttaacactgcAAGCTCTGTTACCAGCATTCTCCCAGCACGAGTGAGGTAGTAGACTGGTTTGGCCttggagaagacaggctatgaagACAAGGGAATATGTTTTTTCATTATGTGGTTTTATAGAAAACTAGTGACTTGATGTTAATCTTTAATATCCTCTAAAGAccagagagtatcagaatggatagACTCACAAAGATAGGAACACACAagggtccagaccaagggattaaagccagacaggaccggtgcccaacctcctcatccacatactaaggaacaagacaggattaaattaagagtcagtttgaatgatagacaggtagcctataggactgACAGACTGGAATAGGGAGGATCGCAAGAGGAGGCCACTGCATGATAGATTCTAAGACAATTGGCAGTTGAAATACACATGTCTGTGTTCAAAGGTTAAGGAAACATCTGAGGTACCTGCCTATGAATGGTTACCTGTTCATTTTGAGAGGACAGTTCCTCCCATACCATCCTCCAAGCAGGAGTGAAACTGATGATAATGGGCTGCTCCATTGTGAAAatctgagaaaatgagggaacagCTTTAAAGATATCAAAGTATTCTACTAGTGGATACTGAAGGTAATTATCCCTATTAGATCAGATGACTAATGGTTAATAATCTGaatggttacctgtgtgtttaacattgccatctctctcaccagcatcctccCAGCGTGGGTAAGATAATAAAttggctgcagtttgacaggctaTAAAAAagggaatatgtttacagaaatgtatttccaGAAGTTTCTTTTAGAAAAAGTTATGTTTATGTTTAAGCCCCCTAAAGAccagagagtatcagaatggatggacttacagcgtttgaaacccacagaggtccagaccaagggattaaagccagacagggctgctgccgaacctcctcatccacgtactaaaggaacaagacaggatcaatttaagagtcagtttgaatgatagactggtactgtataggagTAAAATATTGGCATAGGGAAGATTGCAAGAGGAGGCCACTGCAATGATAATAGTTGAAATACACAGGTCTGATATAAATGTAAAGAACATGTCTGAAGTACCTGCAGATGAATGGCTACCTCTTCAAGCTGAGAGGACAGTTCATCCAATACCATCATGCCAGCACGAAAGATGAAAATGTGCTGCTCAATCTTGCAAATCTGTAAGAAAATGAGGGAACAGTTTTAAGGGCATCAAAGTATCCCACTACCATAGTAGATACTGAAGGTAATCCTGCCAATTAGATAAAATGAGCTTTGTCCAATAATCTGcatggttacctgtgtgtttaacactgccagctctctcaccagcatccgtccagcatgggtaaggtaataagttggctgcagtgttacagactattacaaaaatagggaatatgtttacagaaatgtattttcaTATTGTTCTACAGAAAGCATCATGTTTATGTTTAAGTTACATAAACCAGTCTAAAGACcaaagagtatcagaatggatggacttacagagctgtgaacccacagaggaccagaccaagggattaaagccagacaggtccgctgcccaacctcctcatccacatactaaggaacaagacaggatcaaattaaaagtcagtttgaatgatagacaggtagcctataggtCTGACAGACTGCTATAGGGAGGATCACAAGAGGAGGCTACTGCATGATAGATTCTGAGACACTACACAGGTCTGTGTTGAAAGGTTAAGGAAACATCTGAGGTACCTGCATATGAATGGCTACCTGTTCATTTTGAGAGGACAGTTCATTCCATACCATCCTCATAGCAGGAGTGAAACAGATGGAAATGGGCTGCTCCACTGTGAATATCtgtgagaaaatgagggaacgaACATCAAAGTATTTCACTACCGTAGTGGATACTGAAGGTAATCCTGCCTATTAGATCAGATGAGCTTTGTCCAATAATCTGCATGGTTACCTGCGtgtttaacactgccagctctctcaccagcatcctccCAGCATGGGTAAGGTAATATGTTGGCTGCAGTTATAAAAAAtagggaatatgtttacagaaatgtatttccatATTGTTCTTCAGAAAACGTCATGTTTATGTTTAAAGTACATAAACCAGTTTTAAGACCAGAGAGAAGACcaaagagtatcagaatggatggacttacagagctgggaacccacagaggtccagaccaagggattaaagccagacagggccAGTGCCCAACCTCCTCAACCACATACTAAGGAAGAAAATCAGGATCAATTTATGAGTCAGTAAAATGACAGTTTGAATGACAGATTGTTATTGAACCAATCCTGCTAATGAAGCAGTATTgttatagcctgggtgccagtctgtttcagctCTCTGTCCACTCCTTATGGGATTGTGATGCCAATATCATATTGCCACGATGgaattggcaagagagcagaaagacTGGCACCCAAGCTATTGATAGGCCTGCAGCATTCTTACCTGAACAAGGACTGGGTCCTCCTGGTCCAGGGTGGGCTCATTATCTTTATGAAAAACAATAAAGGATTGTTTTCTCTAAGTTTAAGAAATACTAGCTACAAGACACCAGACATCTGTCCTTGTAGTTAGGCTGATCATATATTTActtgtgttttatattgtatgacatcaaatgtatttatgtgtctGCATAATGTACCAACATGTTCAATTAAACCTAAAGCAAAGGTTTGGTTTCAAAGGAGcaagtttgtttgttgttgttaatctagggctacactgtaaaaaatgtcATCACCATGATTGCtacctaaatgacaccctattccctatttagtgcactacttttgaccagcgccttTTAACCATAtaactatgggtcctggtcaaaataagaaatagggtattgggtggcatttgggactatTACTATTTAGACATTGTCAAATATGTAAACTTACCCTCCTCAACCGTGACAACACGGTCCACGCTCTCCACGGTGGCCAGTGCATCCTCACCGATACCGTAATATTTGCTATAAAAGTAGACTGCCGAACCGGACGCAAACAACAGGCCAGCTGCACTCAGAAGCGGCCTCTCGCGGAGGAATCTCAGCGGGGTCGCTGTCAACAAACGACTGAACATAGACCTACTCATTATCGCTCTACATACTGCAGTGATTTTGACTGAGTTCAAAACCATCTGACAATTCTTTCTTATAATTACAGGGTTTTATAGGGACCATTAATACGTCAAATTCTTCCATAAGTCATGGTTGGCTATGTCACAATGGGTTATATAAACATGTTTATCAAACTGATTAAAAAACACTCAACAGTGACATCAATTAAATTGAATTTTGAGCATGATTTGGGAGTTTATACAATTGTAAACTATGAAACCATTGTTTAGAGAACAGTAGGAGTATAACCATTTAGAAAATACTGTATCTATGGCTCTGAGTAGGAGTAGAAGGGGGAGCGTCACAATGCGCTCGCCATGGTTCTGAAAAAGAACGTTGCTGCGTTCATCAGCTCTGTGATGTTCTAGGCGGAGACACTCACTGAACCACTCACTTTCACGTTCAAGGTGTCAAAGCGTTCAACCAACATGCATTGGACTAAAACATCATTCAAATAGTTACTAAAAAGCCTACAGATatgttttacattattattttaaatctcCTGCATAAATCAGCTGAGATAGCctactcttctcatctcttcgccCTCCTGCCCTGGTGGTTATATCTGAGCGTTTTGATAACTGATTGATAATTTGGATTATTCATATCCAAAGTGAAATGCTGATTGTGTCATATTTATAATGTAGGCCTAGTAGCCCACGTTTCATgacataaccctaatcctaaaataGACTAAAATTGAAACCCTGGGCGAGCACACAAGCTCTGGCTGTACAGCCGGCAACAATAATACATCCAAAGAGGGTGGCTGTTGAGGAAAACCAGTACACCAACACAAATCTTCATTAGGAGATAAAAGTAATCAGAGGCTAAAAGAAAATGGCAGACAATAGAAATCGAATGCGTATGTTACGGCTGGTTAGTGTTTTAATGACGAAGGACTCCCACAAATCTATTGTCTCTCTAAAAACTGTAGGCTGCATATTGGTGGTCAAAGTGGTCGAAACGGTGTAGTGATCCTCGCTAATACAGTGAGCCACATTACAATTCTGACCAAGTGGGTTAAATCTGttggagcgatgcgtagggtgtgtgcctttcacgcatgtaacctgggttcgcttccccGCCCCTTGTTTGCTACACTATTTTAGGAAAGGGACATCTTCATGACCAACAATCTTACTCTAAAAACGTTTGGTCAGTCTGTGAAAGTTAGAAAAGGTTGGTTAGTCTGTGAAAGGTAGAAACTTCCAGCAGGAATTGACAGTCATCAGTCAAGGTGGTTGGATTATATAGCTACAGTGGTGCTATGGTTCCAAAAGTGCTGGTGATAAAATTAACATAACTGGCATACACATTTCAAAACAAAAGCCTATGATCAGGTATGGAGTTTTGGAAATGTTGTTAAACCCAACAGTCTATACTCTATAGCACAAAGTGTGATGACCCCAATGATAAAATTGCATGTTACTCTAATTGTGAGATGTGTTACAGTTTACAATAGGCTACTTGGGTCTACGATACCTTCATCCTTTAGCATTCGGTTGCTAGCATTATCTCCACAAGCAAGGGTATCCTGGGGAAAGACAAATCTTCTCCTCCCAGTAGACTAACTGAATCAAAGCCTCTAACATTACTGCTAGATAGCCATGTAAACACGAACCTCAGTGGCAGAGCTAAAGCTCATCTGAGATCTTGCATAGGCTGCTGTTTACCATAATCAGGATATTTTTTTACAAACCTTGGCGATACTTTCTTTGTTCTCGATTCGGAAGAAACTTGTCTCTTATGAACATCTGTGTGCAGTTGCAGGTGGAACTCCAAAAAACAGAGAATATTCAGAAAAATATTAAATCCACGTTTTGTATTGAGCGATAAATACCGCTTTCATATGTGTAGCTAGATCTTTCTTTTGGTTGCACTGTGGGAAGTGCTGTCATTAAGGCTACTTCTACAAGCAGCCGCTTCGCATAGAAACGACTAGTTACTGCAACGGTGTTGGGACATGTGAGATGTGCACAGCTAAAATGCCGAGGACTGTGCAAAAGGtggatttaatatattttttgtcgAATTTTCTCTAGTTTTTGGAGTATGCTACCTGTAACTGCACACAGACGTTTATAAGAGACACATTTCTTCCTAGGTTAGGGGTCTATAattgtaaaataaatgtgtttgattGAATAACTAGCCTAATCTAACTATCGTGGTCATACATCTggactcttcatcatcatcatcaacacttTGAATTACTAAGGAATATTCCTATAGCAACTGGTTTCTAGGGGGAAACGAGACACTAGCATTATCCTCTTGTTGTGAGACTGAGAGGGAGGATTGGAGAAGTGCACGAGGAGGGGTGGGAAGCAGAGAAGACGGAGCATGGTTGAAATTCCACCAAATGGATAAGAAGAGGCAGACAAAGTTTGACACATTTATGTTTTCAGTGGTTGACCGACACGAATGAACGAGTAAACCTTGTTTTAGCCTAGTGAAGTATCACAAATTAATACCTCAGTATTAATTATCCACTGCACGGAATCTCCATGAGGGCACAAGTCTGCATGACGATTTTCGCGTAAAGAGAGACAGCGCGGGAGAGCTGACTTGTCGCCTGGCAGGTATGTTCTGCTATTTTGAATAAAGCTAGCCATACAGCTAATATAAGTTTTAGGCTATTATTAATTTCgtatagctaactaaataaatgAAGCTATCTAACAGCAATGCTGTTGTGGGCTTACACATGTAATAATTACAACCAGGAGCCTATAATGAAGGAAGTCAGCTTTTCAGTCAGTCCTATCATTTATATTGAAAATAGGTTATTATAACACAAGGTAAACACACATTTACAATAATTGTTAGGTCTATGTTATTAGCCAAAAATGTACTGATACAAGTACAGAAACATTCATAGCCAGaggcaacctaggctacactgcaATTAACACTATACTTATTATACACGCTATGTTCTACAGTGCTGATTCTAAGAACAGGGTTAATTCCCATAAAGTattagtatctctgtctctatcacatACATGCATGGCCAAGGAAGATAGGTTGCATAAACAGATACAAATATAGAGCGATAAGGCGCAagggggacaggggaagagaaTAAACAGTGAGAGGGAAAGAATTGGTGAGTACGCTCTGTCCTGCAAATGCCAGAGCACATCAGCGCCGGAGCTACATCTAGTTTGATGTAAGGAAGTAGCCTACTCGATTGCCTATCCAGGGGCCTTGTATGTGATCAGACCTGTTGTAGGTAGGGTTCGTGTGTGAATGTGAGTATGAAAGTGTGAGTATGTATAGCTGTAAGTATGAGAACGTATCAGTGtaaactaggggtgtaacgattcgttttaacaacgattcgatttgtatcacgattcgtggttgtcgatacgattcaaggacgatattggttcatttagaacgatacgatccgaaacgattcagtgacttgaaatcgattcagtaaccttttagccaaaaaattcaaccagtgtgactgaaataaatacctggatactggacagtgcaggtgaagtttcctagattcctgtttcttgtaatggaatcaggtatcaattgattatgaatataaataaacaagtaaacaacaatgaatggcaaatgcattcacatttttatttgaataaagtgcaaacaacactttaggttgaattaacaggaagttaaaattgtctgatctcattttcaatattcaatacattttcaataaaagtacagtaagtgcaaccaacatttcaacagtaggtttacctgctacttctgcttttgtttttcaacataaaaatattacaatattaatatcaaaaataaagtgcaaccaacatctcttcaggttgaattaacagtaggtttacctgctacttctgcttttgtttttcaacattacaatacaaatacagtattaatatcaaaaataaagtgcaaccaacatctcttcaggttgaattaacagtaggtttacctgctacttctgcttttgtttttcaacattacaatacaaatacagtattaatatcaaaaataaagtgcaaccaacatttcttcaggttgaatgagcagtggatgaacctgctactactctcattttaataaacaaacaatattcaacaaaagatcaagtgtaacctACTAGGCTACTCTTCAATGACTACAGATTTTTTTCAAAAATATCAACTGATCAAC contains:
- the LOC123491483 gene encoding uncharacterized protein LOC123491483, with the protein product MLVRELAVLNTQIFTVEQPISICFTPAMRMVWNELSSQNEQYVDEEVGHRSCLALIPWSGPLCVPIFPVFSKAKPVYYLTRAGRMLVTELAVLNTQTSKLVIEEPTIHLTEAGRLVLDELSAPSDSHSQPNREDSGFPYEKLQLVGNWGSFHFHYWKIHYRRVQQNEEDMHHLCIVRGVEKQLWWSRVIQEKILDPWGLVQVVLTNKKVTGIKFLGRRIHGLMSCLVKRRSEFTYYEDAQQVDISTTVEGYQERGMR